TTGAAAATACTAATGAatgaaaaatgtttcaggaaaaaaatagatcTTTTCATGCAATTATgtacagtctcactgtgtaagtTTCAAGGCAAGGTTTTGTTTCCCGTGAAGCAGGTCACTGGTCTATGAGAACGTCTGCTCATCCTAGCGCATAGCATCTTGTCTCCTCCTGCACCGTCTGctctatgctgtgtgtgtgcaaacgACATGCCAggtcaaacaaaaactaactcaCATGTAGAAAAAACGTCTGCATTTTACAAACCGAAAACTAAGAAAAATCCTTGCAAACTAATGACACCTTCTgattcaagtaaaaaaaaaaatgacttaaaacaTTAGTGATAAAAAAAGACACAACACATTTcatgaagaacaaagaaatgtCTGCTGAGTGTTTAGTTCAGATGTTTCAGAATGCTGCTGTATGTCTTGTGAGGGATTTGAGGGGAAGATTTCATAGCGGAAGGTGTTAACGTGGCCTGGATGGACTTAAGAGGGGACCCCACTGGACTGTGGAACTGAGGGGTGCCTATAGATTCTAGCTGCTTGCTCAGGAGGAACTCCCCACTGCTGTTCAGAAGCCCCGCCCCTCGCCCTCCCTCCCCACGCTTCCCCTCCTCCACTGGCTCAGTTTCTAGCATTTCGGAGTCTTCCTTCCTGCTAAAGAACTTGTCCAGGTAGCTGGTGTACGTGCTCTCCTTCTCCCCATGCTCGTCCTTCCTGACCTCACAACAGAACTGGCTGATGAGGAAGCACTCCTCCCCGCCGCTCACGCTCACGAACTGGCTGTCCCACGAGGACTGGTACAAGGCTCCCAGCTGAGCCAAATTAGCCATTCCCTTttcttgcttctctctgctcACTGACTTGGATATCAAGCTTTTCAGTTCTAGCTGGGACACTGAGCTATTCAAGTCATTCAACTTGTCAACTACACCGGCAGGCTCATGTTGGGAGCTGAGCTGAAGAGTCCCCGCGATGAAGGAGTCAAAGTCAAAGGCCTGGCTCttgtccctctccttctcagcCAGCTGCTGGGATGCTTCCTCCAGCGCCATCTGTGCTTTCACCAAGCCGTTCCTCTCACACTTTGACTTGCCTTTCTTATCggatttttctttactttgctcTTTCCAGTTGGAAAGGTCTATAATAAGTTTGGGCTCATAGTAATGGTTAACCTCACTCTCCCTCCACACCAAGTTATCTAAATAGGATGGCGACCGTGTTTTGTAGTTACAGGTGTGGCTACACTCCAGATCACAGTACTTGTTCTCATGGTGATCCGGGTACTGCCAGGCAGGCTCGGCAGAGTAGCTAGTGTCAAAGGCGGGGTCCTCCAGATACTTCTCCCGGTCTCCATCCAAGTACTTTCTAGGATCAACTTGAACTTCCTCTTCGTCGGTGACATCAGACAGAGCTCTTGGGTCAAGCTGAACCTCATCAATATCAAAGTTGTTATGAACAGGCCAGTCATGCTCCGAGAACTGGCAGTCATGGTACCTGGGGAGACACAGGGGTTACTCCACGTGCTGACTTCACTCTCAAGCGCACAGTGTGCGCTCTGTGGAAACACAGAGTGCTTCTTGTCTCTCACTAGgtagccaggctgacctcacacttgcGACCATCCCACCTCCGCCTCCCCACTACTGGACTAGATGTGGACTCTGTGCACAGCCAGCTCCGAGTGCGTGTCTTTAAAAGCACGGTGCACATAGCCAGAAGGTAACATACAAAGTACCAATTTCAAAAGCAACTCCAGTCCTCCGTTCTTGCGTGAGATGGGGTGCCACTTCTCACATCCTTTGCTTCTGTTCTATTCTTATCCACGAGTAATTATCTAGGAGGCTGGCACATCTGTAATGTGTTCTCTCCAGTTTCACATGCTCAAAATCTGTACCTCTAACTTGGAGCAGGCACTTTACCAGTCTTGGTTCCACTGATAATAAGGTAGCTGAGGAGTGGGGAGGGCTGACTGGACTCCATGTCacggtgtgtttgtgtatgcgtgtgtttgtgtactgACACAGCACAGCAAGGCAACTATACCACACCCAAAGGGAAGCAGACTGCCACAACAACCACGGTTGGAGGACACAAGGAGTCTGAGAAGATACTGGTGACTCAACAACACGAGAGAATGAACTGGTCAGGAATATCTGGGTGTACTCAACTGTACTTAGGGGAATGCCAAGTGTATACTCACCCCATCTGCCAGCTGTCAAACACCTCAGCATTAAGaggagaaacactgctttaaCTACCTTTATTTGCCTTGGGTCAAGATGGGGTGAGACCTGGCCATTCTGGCTATAAGGAAGAAAGTACCCTGGATGACAGACAGGTGTCACTGTTTTCAGTTTAACcatttctttcaaaacaaaaatttgagaACTTAAATCTCATTTGTGATTCTCAGTCCCAGCTACAATCAAATCCACTGAAGACCTTGACCCTGATGAACTCACTGCAAGCAGGATGACATAGCTATATATCCCCAGAAACGTAGAGATGCTGAAATGCCAAGAGGTGGCTAAGGCAAGCAGCATTGTCATGGGAGTCACCCACTCACTCTACTCAGTGCAAGGAGCACTGTTGTGGGAGTCACCCACTCACTCTACTCAGTGCAAGGAGCACTGTTGTGGGAGTCACCCACTCACTCTACTCAGTGCAAGGAGCACTGTCATGGGTGTCACCCACTCTATTCAGTGCATAGCCAGAACCCATTTTAAGATGTTGTCATCTGGCCAACAATTCAATTGTCACACATACAAGGAATCAAAGAACATTTCCATTCAGACACTGGGATACGTAGATCCAGGTTTTGGAAAGTGCATGTTTCTCACATGGCCCTGGGTTTTATTCCCATGATGAAAAAGATTAGGTGTGtaattaaaatgatttctaagaAATTTGACTTTATAAAATCGAACTTTCAACCATCTTAAAACAGCCATATTCTCCCATTTCCTCACCTGTACCTAGTGCTGAATTCTGTAAAAGCCATTGAATAAAGACAGTGACGAGACATCTATAACATATAACATGCAACGTACGGTACACTGAAAATTCAATGAAGGCTTTTCTAACTTAAGAACTTACCTTTCCCAGTTATAAATGTGACTATGTGTTTCATCCATAAGCAAAATGTCGTCCACTTCATCTTCTATGTGAAAAGGATGGCTGGAAATCGGCTCATCCGTTGGAAAAGAGTAGATGCTCATGTATGGGTGGGAAAGCGCTTCCTCTGCTGTCAGCCGGTCCATGGGGCTGAACGTCAGAATCTGCTCCAGGAAATCCAGTGCtaagggcagaggagaggaaaggtttACAGACAGACTGCTCACTTGAAGAAAACGGAAACTCGGTCTCACGGGATACGTGTCTAGCTGGCGCCCATTTTCACACTTGCCACTTTACACACCTTGATGCATGTAAACCTGAACCACACTTAACCCCAGGAGCGGGTGATACAAGTAAGCGGGTGTATAAATGAGAGGTGAAGGTGCTCACGAATTTTTGCTTTCAGTGCTGGGCATTGGGCCCAGAATCTGGTGCACACTacgcaagctctctaccactgagctccagcccaGGCCCTAACATCTTTGACTATGTAGTCAGATACACTGAGGTGTCAGAGTTATCATAAGTGCATGTATAGAAGTGCACGCGCTCAGTACTGACACTAGGAGTTAACCAGAAGGCctaagcatgctaggcaagtggtctaccactgagccaaacTTAGGTCTAagtatttttctcaaaaaacGTTACCTTATTACAGAGAACTGCAAAGGCTAAAGACTTTTGTACAAGCACATCGCTCCACAAAGACGAGAAATTAACTGTCTTACTAGTTGATGTCAAAGTGGGcacagtggtgtgtgcctgtaatgccagcactcgggaaggcaagtgggtctctgagttcaaggccagcctggtatacaaaacaagtccaggatagccaagtctacacagagaaactctgtctcaaccccccccccaaaaaagaaaacaaaaaacaaaaacaaaaaaacccctctcGCCAAGTTTCTATAATACCCAAGACCGCACAGACCCTCACACCCAGCACTCCATACTCCCAGCACTAATACAAACTCTTACATATTTTGCTCATTTGGATTATTACATGGTCCAACACTTTTTGTTTGcactttgctctttttttctttgccatgAAGATGTCTGCCTTCTCTGGCTCAATTCCTTTCGTACGTACACTCAGGCCAAGGGGATGGCTCCAGGAGTAAAGGTGTTGCTGACAAGCCCAACAACCTTAGTTTCATCTCCTGAACTCACAGGGTGAAAGctgacaattttttaaagactcgAGTGGTGGTTTATTTTAGAATATGGCTTGCTTTCTCACTTTTTATGTACGTGTTCTgtccatgtgtgcctgtgtatgacaCGCATGCCCGATGCCCAGGGAAGTCTGAAGACAAAGCATTAGAGCTCTAGGAAATGAAATGACAGCTATTAGTAGCTAGCACGCTGGCGGTGGGACCTGAAGCTGAGTGCTCTAGGGACAGCCAGTGCTATCACTACCTACAAAGCCGTCCACGTGGCCTCAGAAGACTAACTAAACAAAGACAACAGGCCATAGGCACAGGCACACTGGCTAGTGTTGCGCACTGACACAACTCCACTGCAGCTAATCTGGAGCCCCTCCTTCGATAGGCTTACCCTCAGTAGGTGGGAAGATAAACTGGAAAGGACAGGGTGTATTAACtccaggaaaggagagaaataggGCCAGGCCACAAGCGGAAGGCCTGACTCACAGGCATGGTCCACCTGAAGTCCTACAGACACACCTCAAAATGGAAGCAAGCTACAGACATGCAGTTACTGGCCAGCCACAATACCTTCGCGACTAATTCCTGGAAGCAGCTGAGTCAGCGGCGTGTGTGGCTCAGTCATGTCGTTTCTAATGTAAACTGGGATCACGCTGAGAAGCTCCTGCCGATCTTCCTCATGCACAACAGGGATGGACTCTAAGATCAGCTGCATCTGCTCAAGCTCATGTGCACCTGGTGAGAGGGACACCAGAGTAAACAGACCATCCACAGCGGCCACCTGTCCAGCAGTAAACACACTCACAAATTCCTTGATactgttctcttcaggaagtcaGCACCTTTCTGCACTGACTCTGAGTTGTCCTTGGTGACCTGCTTTAAAGCGAATATTGGGCTGAAATGACAATGTGTAACTTCTGAGGAAAAGTCACAAGGTAATTCATGCTTTGGACTTTTTTTCCTATGTAAAGGTGTCTTACTATtcaatttgtaaataaaaacttttttacCAAATGGTTCAGGGACAACTGTACACCCACAAGCAAAATAATGACTACactacacacacgcacccacgcACATGCTCGCACACTCATTAACCCAAGCAATCTTGATCTAAATGTAAAAAGCTAAAACTAGCCAGGACGGTAgtacgcacacctttaatcccagcactagggaagcagaggcaggtagatctctttgagttcaagatcagtttggcctacagagtgagttctaggacagccaaagctacacagagaaatcctgtcttgaaaaactaaaactctaaaatactttgaagaaaacatgggAGTAAATATTTTGACCTTAAAGTAGAGAACAGTTTCTCAGATAGGCTAACACAAAAGACAGATCAGTTGGCCTTCATCAGAACTAAATGTTCTGTGCTTCAAAAGACATTGTcataaaaggaaaagacagtgCACACAGcatgggagaaaataaaaatactatctGATAGGAGACTCCATGTCCACAGTGTGTAAAGAATTATAAATACGGGAGGCAATCCAACTAAAGGTAAAGGATGTGGACATTCTACAAAGACATTAAAAAGGCCAGTAAGAGGCTGGGCACGGGGGCTCACAGCTGTACTTCTAgcagccaggaggctgaggcacgaGGCCCTATGAGCTCCAGGCTAACTTGAGCTCCACTATAAGATCCTATGGCAACAAACAAGAGGTCAGTAAGCAGAGAGGTACCCTGTTCATACTTTCTCACACCCACCAAGGATCACACTCAACAAAGACAGTTCTCTAAAGTGCTGGTGAAATGTGGCAAAATAGAACCTCCCCACTTTCTCAGGTGACTGGGAAACAACAACACACAGCGGCTTTAGAAAATTGTCTAGTCTTCAAAATTCAACCCAAGATACCATGTGTCACCCAGCTGTTCTATGCCTGGCGCGTATACCCAAGAGAATTGaaatgttcacagcagcattgTTCACAAAAGCCAGAAAGTAAAAACCCAAacaccagccgggcgtggtggcgcacgcctttaatcccagcactcgggaggcagaggcaggcggatcgctgtgagttcgaggccagcctggtctacaaagtgagtccaggatggccaaggctacacagagaaaccctgtctcgaaaaaccaaaaaaacaaaacaaaacaaaacaaaacaacaacaaaaaaaaaaaacacccaccaAACACCCACCCACTGATGAATGAAGCCTACATGCACACAGGGCGTGTCACCTGGCGTATGCCGAACAAGAATGAACTCTAA
This genomic stretch from Acomys russatus chromosome 32, mAcoRus1.1, whole genome shotgun sequence harbors:
- the Mapk6 gene encoding mitogen-activated protein kinase 6, whose product is MAEKFESLMNIHGFDLGSRYMDLKPLGCGGNGLVFSAVDNDCDKRVAIKKIVLTDPQSVKHALREIKIIRRLDHDNIVKVFEILGPSGSRLTDDVGSLTELKSVYIVQEYMETDLANVLEQGPLLEEHARLFMYQLLRGLKYIHSANVLHRDLKPANLFINTEDLVLKIGDFGLARIMDPHYSHKGHLSEGLVTKWYRSPRLLLSPNNYTKAIDMWAAGCIFAEMLTGKTLFAGAHELEQMQLILESIPVVHEEDRQELLSVIPVYIRNDMTEPHTPLTQLLPGISREALDFLEQILTFSPMDRLTAEEALSHPYMSIYSFPTDEPISSHPFHIEDEVDDILLMDETHSHIYNWERYHDCQFSEHDWPVHNNFDIDEVQLDPRALSDVTDEEEVQVDPRKYLDGDREKYLEDPAFDTSYSAEPAWQYPDHHENKYCDLECSHTCNYKTRSPSYLDNLVWRESEVNHYYEPKLIIDLSNWKEQSKEKSDKKGKSKCERNGLVKAQMALEEASQQLAEKERDKSQAFDFDSFIAGTLQLSSQHEPAGVVDKLNDLNSSVSQLELKSLISKSVSREKQEKGMANLAQLGALYQSSWDSQFVSVSGGEECFLISQFCCEVRKDEHGEKESTYTSYLDKFFSRKEDSEMLETEPVEEGKRGEGGRGAGLLNSSGEFLLSKQLESIGTPQFHSPVGSPLKSIQATLTPSAMKSSPQIPHKTYSSILKHLN